The following coding sequences are from one Nicotiana tomentosiformis chromosome 3, ASM39032v3, whole genome shotgun sequence window:
- the LOC104090183 gene encoding transcription termination factor MTERF4, chloroplastic-like produces MKIPKGNVRKCIRSIPLLPPALALMFGLGSNGATKHLFSIRFQLFYSTAAATSRANTLVDFLVNSLGFSNKEAISTSSKVTRSRLRNYEPHLLLDLFRKVGMNKAQIKTLVSSSPEVLFSHIDKNLKPKIKVLQELGLSGSDLVTFINKSDFLTRGLHTTIKPSLDYLREYLGSYDAVARVVKKEPRLLSNNLPKVIPPNILLLQNLGFSRVDIETVFHRRPRYLLNNPEWLERVVNQAEKNFNVPRESRMFLHAIEALVSLDESKLERKLDIFRSFGWSDSDISAMVRKLPYCLTSSEAKINITLKFFMNELGYEPSYLASHAPLLKYSMEKRVKPRNEILKFLQENQLIKGKLSLYTAVSSPESRFRKKYVLPFKEKMPELYDLYIKNTS; encoded by the exons atgaaaatccccaAG GGAAACGTTCGAAAATGTATTAGGAGTATACCCCTGCTACCGCCTGCGCTTGCACTGATGTTTGGACTGGGTAGCAATGGCGCAACGAAACATCTCTTTTCCATCAGATTTCAGCTCTTTTACTCCACAGCTGCAGCAACTTCCCGTGCTAATACATTGGTGGACTTTCTGGTGAACTCACTTGGCTTCTCCAACAAAGAAGCCATTTCTACAAGCTCCAAGGTAACTCGTTCGAGACTCCGGAATTATGAGCCACATTTGTTACTTGATCTCTTTCGCAAAGTGGGTATGAACAAAGCCCAGATAAAAACCCTTGTTTCTTCTTCCCCTGAAGTGTTGTTTTCTCATATTGATAAAAACCTTAAACCCAAAATTAAGGTTTTACAAGAACTTGGCTTATCTGGGTCTGACCTTGTTACTTTTATCAATAAAAGCGATTTCTTGACAAGAGGTTTACATACTACTATTAAACCCAGTCTTGATTATCTTCGGGAGTATTTGGGCAGTTATGATGCTGTAGCTAGGGTTGTTAAGAAAGAGCCTAGGCTGCTTTCCAATAATCTCCCTAAAGTAATACCACCCAATATATTATTGTTGCAAAATCTTGGGTTTTCACGGGTGGATATTGAGACGGTTTTTCATCGGCGTCCTAGGTATCTGCTTAATAACCCTGAGTGGCTTGAGAGAGTAGTAAATCAAGCAGAAAAGAATTTTAACGTACCTCGGGAGTCACGGATGTTTCTTCATGCCATTGAAGCACTTGTGTCGCTTGATGAATCGAAATTAGAAAGGAAATTAGATATTTTCCGGAGTTTTGGATGGTCTGATTCTGATATATCCGCAATGGTGCGAAAGCTTCCTTACTGTTTGACTTCATCAGAGGCTAAGATAAATATTACATTGAAGTTTTTCATGAATGAACTGGGGTATGAACCTAGTTATCTGGCTTCTCATGCACCACTTTTAAAGTACAGTATGGAGAAGAGGGTCAAGCCAAGGAATGAAATTTTGAAGTTTCTTCAAGAAAACCAGCTGATAAAAGGGAAACTAAGTCTTTACACTGCCGTGTCATCTCCTGAATCACGATTTCGAAAGAAATATGTTCTTCCTTTCAAGGAGAAGATGCCTGAGTTGTATGATTTATACATCAAAAATACAAGCTAA